The Malassezia japonica chromosome 8, complete sequence genome includes a window with the following:
- a CDS encoding uncharacterized protein (EggNog:ENOG503NV5T; BUSCO:EOG09263J7D; COG:J) produces the protein MNEARESFVIPEEPISIQTADAPTTQAAAQRQREAAQAKEPHVAEHASERLVRKMRRTMLDDLAGLASTQTRPTSFRPYKQRSQPLEPNQLTLSHLLAATAQLGHAKTHVQRSYEPLLYGMRHGMAVIDVERATLPALRRAVQVVRGIAENDGIILIVGTRPDLQPAVRAAAARLGANGFHVSTDRWVPGVLTNAPKLLAPAIQHSASRNADQLDGEEAPNTAKLASQLYQPDLVIVLNPTENVHALREATQCNVPTMAIVDTDVDPRSVTYAIPANDDSPRVAELVLGVLSKAGQDGLRRRQAAKEASEKRERSRRRRAKRD, from the exons ATGAACGAAGCACGCGAGAGCTTTGTGATCCCCGAGGAACCCATTTCGATCCAGACGGCGGATGCGCCGACTACGCAGGCCGCTGCacagcgccagcgcgaagccgcgcaggccaaggagccgcacgtcgcggagcacgcgagcgagcgccttgtgcgcaagatgcgccgcacgatGC TCGACGACCTTGCGGGCCTCGCAAGCACACAGACGCGCCCGACGTCCTTCCGGCCGTACAAGCAGCGCTcgcagccgctcgagccgaACCAACTCACACTGTcgcacctgctcgcggcgactgcgcagctcggtcATGCCAAGACGCATGTGCAGCGCTCATACGAGCCGCTGCTGTACGGCATGCGCCACGGCATGGCGGTGATTGACGTggagcgcgcgacgcttcctgcgctccgccgcgctgTCCAGGTGGTGCGTGGCATTGCCGAGAACGACGGCATCATCCTCAttgtcggcacgcgccccgACCTGCAGCccgcggtgcgtgcggcggccgcgcgcctcggcgcaaACGGTTTCCACGTCAGTACCGACCGCTGGGTGCCGGGCGTGCTCACCAACGCCCCGAAGCTCCTCGCCCCGGCGATCCAgcacagcgcctcgcgcaacgccgaccagctcgacggcgaggaggcgccgAACACCGCCAAGCTCGCCTCGCAGCTGTACCAGCCCGACCTGGTGATTGTTCTGAACCCTACGGAGAATGTACACGCcttgcgcgaggcgacgcagTGCAATGTGCCGACGATGGCCATTGTCGATACCGACGTGGACCCCCGCTCGGTCACGTACGCGATCCCCGCGAACGACGAttcgccgcgcgtcgccgagctggtcCTTGGCGTGCTGAGCAAGGCCGGCCAggacggcctgcgccgccgccaggCCGCCAAGGAGGCGTCCGAAaagcgcgagcgctcgcgccgccgccgcgccaagCGCGAC